The following coding sequences lie in one Lolium perenne isolate Kyuss_39 chromosome 2, Kyuss_2.0, whole genome shotgun sequence genomic window:
- the LOC139835470 gene encoding uncharacterized protein: MYPEEILDDPIQFDEVGQSQHDRFARRGRSTSIASELNFVRKEIEKTAEECEVMWEQSGRDDKPVRPLRYFIKNTARKMRRLASLLGCREAEIATSSSSEEREIPEDELILSQAILPKRTSKQAARSAYQLKPRGKGPNRYTPEDYVTEERRLSPRRMRGRGGDQICRG; the protein is encoded by the exons atgtatcctgaggagatcttggacgaccccatccagttcgatgaggttgggcaaagccagcacgacagatttgctcgcagagggagatcgacttctattgcttccgagctgaacttcgtg CGGAAGGAGATCGAAAAAACAGCTGAGGAGTGCGAGGTTATGTGGGAGCAGAGCGGGAGAGATGACAAGCCTGTCCGACCGTTGcggtatttcattaag aacactgcacgaaagatgcggcggttagccagcttgctaggttgccgggaagccgaaatcgctacatcttcctcttcagaagagcgggag attcctgaggacgagctaattctgagtcaagccatacttccaaagcgtacctccaagcaagccgcacggtcagcttaccagttgaagccaaggggcaagggtccaaaccggtacactccggaagattatgtcaccgaggaaagaaggttgtcaccgaggaggatgaggggccgcGGCGGAGATCAgatatgtcgaggatga